A window from Primulina eburnea isolate SZY01 chromosome 2, ASM2296580v1, whole genome shotgun sequence encodes these proteins:
- the LOC140819338 gene encoding uncharacterized protein isoform X1 encodes MDTTAAGAAATRGGVSLPLSSSSQPSRKEWRVVSEQMVRNSANEEVERSKIGQSDERLIYEVQHGRESINLDFCSLTIDRGLDNNVLQQRLQTVAKQREELQHIEIELRGQLFASSKILELQKTYDAQIHEHVNANIKLQEQLHEMEQKLRELERKIEEKERELHAIRLDNEAAWAKEDLIREQSKELQSYRRERENSEAERVQHITQIHDLQEHFQEKEQQFLELQDQHRIAQDTIIFKDEQLREAQAWMTRAREMDALQSTTNHTLQAELHERTEQCNQLWIGCQRQFGEMERLHLHIQQLQLELADARERSGSYSDGPQVSQTNSKDVPIGNGLPSENSGSVLNGNSENVLSLASGGHSSTLTDHVHGVPFSPSLIGMPAFLPPGQMTALRPFVIHQQGLPHSVQLQVTQSPFHSVPAISTIQQWQQHQPGNQNVPVHQHEQTQENSVGTDSNGYSQVSENGQTLNSSYLDNNINQELLPGSVVLSPNEEAQLLNNVQVLDSVDESYDTVQSQQNLLQVSSQFHDSLRLDPIENNNANKEKSINSVIDNGVENKNPGMELLNPSISASSSEASTPVNFIETTNTPSVSVLTDGIVSNGQKTDVVGKTGEHFLLDERSLLACIVRTIGSGGRIRISSTLPNRLGKMLGPLHWHDYKKKYGKLDDFVASHPELFVIEGDFIQLREGAQEIIAATAAVAKVAAAAAAAPSSYSSFLPSVTVTPMAQSHRLKKIYSFDSSSVNVDKSNLNSSQLSVTPSQNLNGASFNINGGVSNVKILSKPKDRVEERNDSESKLGRSVQVENGMNSDKNDFFQRKGVSQARHGTSRAIGAASNPRR; translated from the exons ATGGATACGACGGCGGCCGGTGCTGCCGCCACGCGGGGAGGGGTTTCGCTGCCGCTTTCATCGTCTTCTCAGCCTTCTCGGAAGGAGTGGCGTGTTGTTTCTGAGCAAATGGTTCGAAACTCAGCTAATGAG GAAGTAGAGCGTTCTAAAATCGGCCAATCGGATGAGAGATTGATATACGAG GTGCAGCATGGGAGAGAATCAATAAATTTGGATTTCTGCTCACTAACTATTGATAGAGGCTTGGACAACAATGTTTTGCAGCAGAGACTTCAGACAGTGGCAAAACAAAGAGAAGAATTGCAGCACATTGAGATCGAACTTCGGGGGCAACTGTTTGCGAGTTCCAAAATCTTGGAGTTGCAGAAGACTTATGATGCTCAGATACACGAGCATGTGAATGCAAATATCAAATTACAG GAACAATTGCATGAGATGGAACAGAAGTTACGTGAGCTGGAGAGAAAGATAGAAGAAAAGGAAAGAGAGCTGCATGCTATTAGATTGGATAACGAAGCG GCCTGGGCCAAAGAGGACCTTATTAGGGAACAAAGTAAAGAGCTCCAGAGCTACAG GAGGGAGAGAGAGAATTCCGAGGCTGAAAGAGTGCAACATATTACACAAATACATGATCTTCAGGAACATTTTCAAGAAAAAGAACAGCAGTTTTTGGAGCTGCAGGatcag CATAGAATTGCACAAGATACCATTATTTTCAAAGATGAACAGTTACGTGAGGCACAAGCTTGGATGACTCGTGCTCGGGAAATGGATGCCTTGCAATCTACTACTAACCACACATTGCAAGCTGAACTGCATGAACGTACAGAGCAGTGTAATCAGTTGTGGATAGGCTGTCAAAGACAG TTTGGTGAGATGGAAAGGCTTCATCTGCATATCCAACAGCTGCAGCTTGAATTAGCTGATGCTAGAGAAAGAAGTGGAAGTTACTCAGATGGGCCACAAGTATCACAAACAAATTCAAAGGATGTTCCTATCGGAAACGGCTTGCCGAGCGAAAATTCTGGTAGCGTATTGAATGGAAATTCTGAAAATGTTTTGTCCTTGGCTTCTGGTGGTCATTCATCAACCCTG ACCGACCATGTTCATGGTGTTCCATTTTCTCCATCACTGATTGGGATGCCAGCCTTCCTTCCACCTGGACAGATGACTGCATTGCGTCCATTTGTGATTCATCAACAAGGACTACCCCATTCTGTGCAATTGCAAGTAACACAATCCCCTTTTCACTCTGTGCCCGCAATTTCCACGATTCAACAATGGCAGCAGCACCAG CCAGGTAACCAAAATGTGCCTGTGCACCAGCATGAGCAAACCCAAGAAAACTCCGTGGGAACAGATTCCAATGGTTATTCTCAAGTATCAGAGAATGGGCAAACTCtgaattcgagttatttggataatAATATCAATCAAGAGTTACTTCCTGGTTCAGTGGTTCTTTCACCGAATGAAGAGGCACAG CTATTGAACAATGTTCAGGTGCTCGACTCTGTTGATGAAAGCTATGATACTgttcaatctcaacaaaacttGCTGCAAGTTTCTTCCCAGTTTCATGATTCTCTTAGACTGGATCCTATTGAGAACAATAATGCCAATAAG GAAAAGAGTATAAACTCTGTTATTGATAATGGAGTGGAGAACAAAAACCCGGGGATGGAACTTTTGAATCCTTCCATCAGTGCATCCTCATCCGAAGCGTCAACTCCTGTAAATTTCATTGAAACAACAAACACTCCTTCGGTTTCTGTTTTGACCGATGGCATTGTTTCCAATGGACAGAAAACTGACGTGGTTGGGAAGACTGGGGAACACTTTTTACTCGATGAGAGATCATTGCTTGCTTGCATTGTTCGCACGATTGGATCTGGTGGCAGAATTAGGATTAGTTCAACG CTCCCTAATAGGCTTGGAAAAATGCTTGGCCCTCTACACTGGCATGATTATAAGAAGAAGTATGGGAAGCTTGATGATTTTGTGGCTAGCCATCCTGAA TTATTCGTGATAGAGGGGGACTTCATTCAGCTCCGAGAGGGTGCACAAGAAATCATAGCTGCTACAGCTGCCGTCGCAAAAGTGGCTGCAGCAGCGGCTGCTGCACCTTCATCATACTCGTCATTTTTGCCTTCTGTGACAGTGACTCCCATGGCACAGTCCCACCGGCTGAAAAAGATATATTCTTTTGATTCCTCATCTGTCAATGTTGATAAGAGCAATTTAAATTCTTCCCAATTATCAGTGACACCGAGTCAAAACTTGAACGGGGCCTCCTTTAACATCAATGGTGGAGTTTCGAATGTCAAAATTTTGAGCAAACCCAAGGATCGTGTGGAGGAAAGAAATGACTCCGAATCTAAGCTGGGTCGATCTGTACAAGTTGAAAATGGTATGAACTCTGACAAAAATGACTTTTTTCAAAGAAAGGGTGTGTCGCAAGCGAGACATGGCACAAGCAG GGCAATTGGGGCTGCCTCCAATCCTAGGAGATA G
- the LOC140819338 gene encoding uncharacterized protein isoform X4: MDTTAAGAAATRGGVSLPLSSSSQPSRKEWRVVSEQMVRNSANEEVERSKIGQSDERLIYEVQHGRESINLDFCSLTIDRGLDNNVLQQRLQTVAKQREELQHIEIELRGQLFASSKILELQKTYDAQIHEHVNANIKLQEQLHEMEQKLRELERKIEEKERELHAIRLDNEAAWAKEDLIREQSKELQSYRRERENSEAERVQHITQIHDLQEHFQEKEQQFLELQDQHRIAQDTIIFKDEQLREAQAWMTRAREMDALQSTTNHTLQAELHERTEQCNQLWIGCQRQFGEMERLHLHIQQLQLELADARERSGSYSDGPQVSQTNSKDVPIGNGLPSENSGSVLNGNSENVLSLASGGHSSTLTDHVHGVPFSPSLIGMPAFLPPGQMTALRPFVIHQQGLPHSVQLQVTQSPFHSVPAISTIQQWQQHQPGNQNVPVHQHEQTQENSVGTDSNGYSQVSENGQTLNSSYLDNNINQELLPGSVVLSPNEEAQLLNNVQVLDSVDESYDTVQSQQNLLQVSSQFHDSLRLDPIENNNANKEKSINSVIDNGVENKNPGMELLNPSISASSSEASTPVNFIETTNTPSVSVLTDGIVSNGQKTDVVGKTGEHFLLDERSLLACIVRTIGSGGRIRISSTLPNRLGKMLGPLHWHDYKKKYGKLDDFVASHPELFVIEGDFIQLREGAQEIIAATAAVAKVAAAAAAAPSSYSSFLPSVTVTPMAQSHRLKKIYSFDSSSVNVDKSNLNSSQLSVTPSQNLNGASFNINGGVSNVKILSKPKDRVEERNDSESKLGRSVQVENGMNSDKNDFFQRKGVSQARHGTRAIGAASNPRR; this comes from the exons ATGGATACGACGGCGGCCGGTGCTGCCGCCACGCGGGGAGGGGTTTCGCTGCCGCTTTCATCGTCTTCTCAGCCTTCTCGGAAGGAGTGGCGTGTTGTTTCTGAGCAAATGGTTCGAAACTCAGCTAATGAG GAAGTAGAGCGTTCTAAAATCGGCCAATCGGATGAGAGATTGATATACGAG GTGCAGCATGGGAGAGAATCAATAAATTTGGATTTCTGCTCACTAACTATTGATAGAGGCTTGGACAACAATGTTTTGCAGCAGAGACTTCAGACAGTGGCAAAACAAAGAGAAGAATTGCAGCACATTGAGATCGAACTTCGGGGGCAACTGTTTGCGAGTTCCAAAATCTTGGAGTTGCAGAAGACTTATGATGCTCAGATACACGAGCATGTGAATGCAAATATCAAATTACAG GAACAATTGCATGAGATGGAACAGAAGTTACGTGAGCTGGAGAGAAAGATAGAAGAAAAGGAAAGAGAGCTGCATGCTATTAGATTGGATAACGAAGCG GCCTGGGCCAAAGAGGACCTTATTAGGGAACAAAGTAAAGAGCTCCAGAGCTACAG GAGGGAGAGAGAGAATTCCGAGGCTGAAAGAGTGCAACATATTACACAAATACATGATCTTCAGGAACATTTTCAAGAAAAAGAACAGCAGTTTTTGGAGCTGCAGGatcag CATAGAATTGCACAAGATACCATTATTTTCAAAGATGAACAGTTACGTGAGGCACAAGCTTGGATGACTCGTGCTCGGGAAATGGATGCCTTGCAATCTACTACTAACCACACATTGCAAGCTGAACTGCATGAACGTACAGAGCAGTGTAATCAGTTGTGGATAGGCTGTCAAAGACAG TTTGGTGAGATGGAAAGGCTTCATCTGCATATCCAACAGCTGCAGCTTGAATTAGCTGATGCTAGAGAAAGAAGTGGAAGTTACTCAGATGGGCCACAAGTATCACAAACAAATTCAAAGGATGTTCCTATCGGAAACGGCTTGCCGAGCGAAAATTCTGGTAGCGTATTGAATGGAAATTCTGAAAATGTTTTGTCCTTGGCTTCTGGTGGTCATTCATCAACCCTG ACCGACCATGTTCATGGTGTTCCATTTTCTCCATCACTGATTGGGATGCCAGCCTTCCTTCCACCTGGACAGATGACTGCATTGCGTCCATTTGTGATTCATCAACAAGGACTACCCCATTCTGTGCAATTGCAAGTAACACAATCCCCTTTTCACTCTGTGCCCGCAATTTCCACGATTCAACAATGGCAGCAGCACCAG CCAGGTAACCAAAATGTGCCTGTGCACCAGCATGAGCAAACCCAAGAAAACTCCGTGGGAACAGATTCCAATGGTTATTCTCAAGTATCAGAGAATGGGCAAACTCtgaattcgagttatttggataatAATATCAATCAAGAGTTACTTCCTGGTTCAGTGGTTCTTTCACCGAATGAAGAGGCACAG CTATTGAACAATGTTCAGGTGCTCGACTCTGTTGATGAAAGCTATGATACTgttcaatctcaacaaaacttGCTGCAAGTTTCTTCCCAGTTTCATGATTCTCTTAGACTGGATCCTATTGAGAACAATAATGCCAATAAG GAAAAGAGTATAAACTCTGTTATTGATAATGGAGTGGAGAACAAAAACCCGGGGATGGAACTTTTGAATCCTTCCATCAGTGCATCCTCATCCGAAGCGTCAACTCCTGTAAATTTCATTGAAACAACAAACACTCCTTCGGTTTCTGTTTTGACCGATGGCATTGTTTCCAATGGACAGAAAACTGACGTGGTTGGGAAGACTGGGGAACACTTTTTACTCGATGAGAGATCATTGCTTGCTTGCATTGTTCGCACGATTGGATCTGGTGGCAGAATTAGGATTAGTTCAACG CTCCCTAATAGGCTTGGAAAAATGCTTGGCCCTCTACACTGGCATGATTATAAGAAGAAGTATGGGAAGCTTGATGATTTTGTGGCTAGCCATCCTGAA TTATTCGTGATAGAGGGGGACTTCATTCAGCTCCGAGAGGGTGCACAAGAAATCATAGCTGCTACAGCTGCCGTCGCAAAAGTGGCTGCAGCAGCGGCTGCTGCACCTTCATCATACTCGTCATTTTTGCCTTCTGTGACAGTGACTCCCATGGCACAGTCCCACCGGCTGAAAAAGATATATTCTTTTGATTCCTCATCTGTCAATGTTGATAAGAGCAATTTAAATTCTTCCCAATTATCAGTGACACCGAGTCAAAACTTGAACGGGGCCTCCTTTAACATCAATGGTGGAGTTTCGAATGTCAAAATTTTGAGCAAACCCAAGGATCGTGTGGAGGAAAGAAATGACTCCGAATCTAAGCTGGGTCGATCTGTACAAGTTGAAAATGGTATGAACTCTGACAAAAATGACTTTTTTCAAAGAAAGGGTGTGTCGCAAGCGAGACATGGCACA AGGGCAATTGGGGCTGCCTCCAATCCTAGGAGATAG
- the LOC140819338 gene encoding uncharacterized protein isoform X3, translated as MDTTAAGAAATRGGVSLPLSSSSQPSRKEWRVVSEQMVRNSANEEVERSKIGQSDERLIYEVQHGRESINLDFCSLTIDRGLDNNVLQQRLQTVAKQREELQHIEIELRGQLFASSKILELQKTYDAQIHEHVNANIKLQEQLHEMEQKLRELERKIEEKERELHAIRLDNEAAWAKEDLIREQSKELQSYRRERENSEAERVQHITQIHDLQEHFQEKEQQFLELQDQHRIAQDTIIFKDEQLREAQAWMTRAREMDALQSTTNHTLQAELHERTEQCNQLWIGCQRQFGEMERLHLHIQQLQLELADARERSGSYSDGPQVSQTNSKDVPIGNGLPSENSGSVLNGNSENVLSLASGGHSSTLTDHVHGVPFSPSLIGMPAFLPPGQMTALRPFVIHQQGLPHSVQLQVTQSPFHSVPAISTIQQWQQHQPGNQNVPVHQHEQTQENSVGTDSNGYSQVSENGQTLNSSYLDNNINQELLPGSVVLSPNEEAQLLNNVQVLDSVDESYDTVQSQQNLLQVSSQFHDSLRLDPIENNNANKEKSINSVIDNGVENKNPGMELLNPSISASSSEASTPVNFIETTNTPSVSVLTDGIVSNGQKTDVVGKTGEHFLLDERSLLACIVRTIGSGGRIRISSTLPNRLGKMLGPLHWHDYKKKYGKLDDFVASHPELFVIEGDFIQLREGAQEIIAATAAVAKVAAAAAAAPSSYSSFLPSVTVTPMAQSHRLKKIYSFDSSSVNVDKSNLNSSQLSVTPSQNLNGASFNINGGVSNVKILSKPKDRVEERNDSESKLGRSVQVENGMNSDKNDFFQRKGVSQARHGTRAIGAASNPRR; from the exons ATGGATACGACGGCGGCCGGTGCTGCCGCCACGCGGGGAGGGGTTTCGCTGCCGCTTTCATCGTCTTCTCAGCCTTCTCGGAAGGAGTGGCGTGTTGTTTCTGAGCAAATGGTTCGAAACTCAGCTAATGAG GAAGTAGAGCGTTCTAAAATCGGCCAATCGGATGAGAGATTGATATACGAG GTGCAGCATGGGAGAGAATCAATAAATTTGGATTTCTGCTCACTAACTATTGATAGAGGCTTGGACAACAATGTTTTGCAGCAGAGACTTCAGACAGTGGCAAAACAAAGAGAAGAATTGCAGCACATTGAGATCGAACTTCGGGGGCAACTGTTTGCGAGTTCCAAAATCTTGGAGTTGCAGAAGACTTATGATGCTCAGATACACGAGCATGTGAATGCAAATATCAAATTACAG GAACAATTGCATGAGATGGAACAGAAGTTACGTGAGCTGGAGAGAAAGATAGAAGAAAAGGAAAGAGAGCTGCATGCTATTAGATTGGATAACGAAGCG GCCTGGGCCAAAGAGGACCTTATTAGGGAACAAAGTAAAGAGCTCCAGAGCTACAG GAGGGAGAGAGAGAATTCCGAGGCTGAAAGAGTGCAACATATTACACAAATACATGATCTTCAGGAACATTTTCAAGAAAAAGAACAGCAGTTTTTGGAGCTGCAGGatcag CATAGAATTGCACAAGATACCATTATTTTCAAAGATGAACAGTTACGTGAGGCACAAGCTTGGATGACTCGTGCTCGGGAAATGGATGCCTTGCAATCTACTACTAACCACACATTGCAAGCTGAACTGCATGAACGTACAGAGCAGTGTAATCAGTTGTGGATAGGCTGTCAAAGACAG TTTGGTGAGATGGAAAGGCTTCATCTGCATATCCAACAGCTGCAGCTTGAATTAGCTGATGCTAGAGAAAGAAGTGGAAGTTACTCAGATGGGCCACAAGTATCACAAACAAATTCAAAGGATGTTCCTATCGGAAACGGCTTGCCGAGCGAAAATTCTGGTAGCGTATTGAATGGAAATTCTGAAAATGTTTTGTCCTTGGCTTCTGGTGGTCATTCATCAACCCTG ACCGACCATGTTCATGGTGTTCCATTTTCTCCATCACTGATTGGGATGCCAGCCTTCCTTCCACCTGGACAGATGACTGCATTGCGTCCATTTGTGATTCATCAACAAGGACTACCCCATTCTGTGCAATTGCAAGTAACACAATCCCCTTTTCACTCTGTGCCCGCAATTTCCACGATTCAACAATGGCAGCAGCACCAG CCAGGTAACCAAAATGTGCCTGTGCACCAGCATGAGCAAACCCAAGAAAACTCCGTGGGAACAGATTCCAATGGTTATTCTCAAGTATCAGAGAATGGGCAAACTCtgaattcgagttatttggataatAATATCAATCAAGAGTTACTTCCTGGTTCAGTGGTTCTTTCACCGAATGAAGAGGCACAG CTATTGAACAATGTTCAGGTGCTCGACTCTGTTGATGAAAGCTATGATACTgttcaatctcaacaaaacttGCTGCAAGTTTCTTCCCAGTTTCATGATTCTCTTAGACTGGATCCTATTGAGAACAATAATGCCAATAAG GAAAAGAGTATAAACTCTGTTATTGATAATGGAGTGGAGAACAAAAACCCGGGGATGGAACTTTTGAATCCTTCCATCAGTGCATCCTCATCCGAAGCGTCAACTCCTGTAAATTTCATTGAAACAACAAACACTCCTTCGGTTTCTGTTTTGACCGATGGCATTGTTTCCAATGGACAGAAAACTGACGTGGTTGGGAAGACTGGGGAACACTTTTTACTCGATGAGAGATCATTGCTTGCTTGCATTGTTCGCACGATTGGATCTGGTGGCAGAATTAGGATTAGTTCAACG CTCCCTAATAGGCTTGGAAAAATGCTTGGCCCTCTACACTGGCATGATTATAAGAAGAAGTATGGGAAGCTTGATGATTTTGTGGCTAGCCATCCTGAA TTATTCGTGATAGAGGGGGACTTCATTCAGCTCCGAGAGGGTGCACAAGAAATCATAGCTGCTACAGCTGCCGTCGCAAAAGTGGCTGCAGCAGCGGCTGCTGCACCTTCATCATACTCGTCATTTTTGCCTTCTGTGACAGTGACTCCCATGGCACAGTCCCACCGGCTGAAAAAGATATATTCTTTTGATTCCTCATCTGTCAATGTTGATAAGAGCAATTTAAATTCTTCCCAATTATCAGTGACACCGAGTCAAAACTTGAACGGGGCCTCCTTTAACATCAATGGTGGAGTTTCGAATGTCAAAATTTTGAGCAAACCCAAGGATCGTGTGGAGGAAAGAAATGACTCCGAATCTAAGCTGGGTCGATCTGTACAAGTTGAAAATGGTATGAACTCTGACAAAAATGACTTTTTTCAAAGAAAGGGTGTGTCGCAAGCGAGACATGGCACA AGGGCAATTGGGGCTGCCTCCAATCCTAGGAGATA G
- the LOC140819338 gene encoding uncharacterized protein isoform X7 yields MDTTAAGAAATRGGVSLPLSSSSQPSRKEWRVVSEQMVRNSANEEVERSKIGQSDERLIYEVQHGRESINLDFCSLTIDRGLDNNVLQQRLQTVAKQREELQHIEIELRGQLFASSKILELQKTYDAQIHEHVNANIKLQEQLHEMEQKLRELERKIEEKERELHAIRLDNEAAWAKEDLIREQSKELQSYRRERENSEAERVQHITQIHDLQEHFQEKEQQFLELQDQHRIAQDTIIFKDEQLREAQAWMTRAREMDALQSTTNHTLQAELHERTEQCNQLWIGCQRQFGEMERLHLHIQQLQLELADARERSGSYSDGPQVSQTNSKDVPIGNGLPSENSGSVLNGNSENVLSLASGGHSSTLTDHVHGVPFSPSLIGMPAFLPPGQMTALRPFVIHQQGLPHSVQLQVTQSPFHSVPAISTIQQWQQHQPGNQNVPVHQHEQTQENSVGTDSNGYSQVSENGQTLNSSYLDNNINQELLPGSVVLSPNEEAQLLNNVQVLDSVDESYDTVQSQQNLLQVSSQFHDSLRLDPIENNNANKEKSINSVIDNGVENKNPGMELLNPSISASSSEASTPKTDVVGKTGEHFLLDERSLLACIVRTIGSGGRIRISSTLPNRLGKMLGPLHWHDYKKKYGKLDDFVASHPELFVIEGDFIQLREGAQEIIAATAAVAKVAAAAAAAPSSYSSFLPSVTVTPMAQSHRLKKIYSFDSSSVNVDKSNLNSSQLSVTPSQNLNGASFNINGGVSNVKILSKPKDRVEERNDSESKLGRSVQVENGMNSDKNDFFQRKGVSQARHGTSRAIGAASNPRR; encoded by the exons ATGGATACGACGGCGGCCGGTGCTGCCGCCACGCGGGGAGGGGTTTCGCTGCCGCTTTCATCGTCTTCTCAGCCTTCTCGGAAGGAGTGGCGTGTTGTTTCTGAGCAAATGGTTCGAAACTCAGCTAATGAG GAAGTAGAGCGTTCTAAAATCGGCCAATCGGATGAGAGATTGATATACGAG GTGCAGCATGGGAGAGAATCAATAAATTTGGATTTCTGCTCACTAACTATTGATAGAGGCTTGGACAACAATGTTTTGCAGCAGAGACTTCAGACAGTGGCAAAACAAAGAGAAGAATTGCAGCACATTGAGATCGAACTTCGGGGGCAACTGTTTGCGAGTTCCAAAATCTTGGAGTTGCAGAAGACTTATGATGCTCAGATACACGAGCATGTGAATGCAAATATCAAATTACAG GAACAATTGCATGAGATGGAACAGAAGTTACGTGAGCTGGAGAGAAAGATAGAAGAAAAGGAAAGAGAGCTGCATGCTATTAGATTGGATAACGAAGCG GCCTGGGCCAAAGAGGACCTTATTAGGGAACAAAGTAAAGAGCTCCAGAGCTACAG GAGGGAGAGAGAGAATTCCGAGGCTGAAAGAGTGCAACATATTACACAAATACATGATCTTCAGGAACATTTTCAAGAAAAAGAACAGCAGTTTTTGGAGCTGCAGGatcag CATAGAATTGCACAAGATACCATTATTTTCAAAGATGAACAGTTACGTGAGGCACAAGCTTGGATGACTCGTGCTCGGGAAATGGATGCCTTGCAATCTACTACTAACCACACATTGCAAGCTGAACTGCATGAACGTACAGAGCAGTGTAATCAGTTGTGGATAGGCTGTCAAAGACAG TTTGGTGAGATGGAAAGGCTTCATCTGCATATCCAACAGCTGCAGCTTGAATTAGCTGATGCTAGAGAAAGAAGTGGAAGTTACTCAGATGGGCCACAAGTATCACAAACAAATTCAAAGGATGTTCCTATCGGAAACGGCTTGCCGAGCGAAAATTCTGGTAGCGTATTGAATGGAAATTCTGAAAATGTTTTGTCCTTGGCTTCTGGTGGTCATTCATCAACCCTG ACCGACCATGTTCATGGTGTTCCATTTTCTCCATCACTGATTGGGATGCCAGCCTTCCTTCCACCTGGACAGATGACTGCATTGCGTCCATTTGTGATTCATCAACAAGGACTACCCCATTCTGTGCAATTGCAAGTAACACAATCCCCTTTTCACTCTGTGCCCGCAATTTCCACGATTCAACAATGGCAGCAGCACCAG CCAGGTAACCAAAATGTGCCTGTGCACCAGCATGAGCAAACCCAAGAAAACTCCGTGGGAACAGATTCCAATGGTTATTCTCAAGTATCAGAGAATGGGCAAACTCtgaattcgagttatttggataatAATATCAATCAAGAGTTACTTCCTGGTTCAGTGGTTCTTTCACCGAATGAAGAGGCACAG CTATTGAACAATGTTCAGGTGCTCGACTCTGTTGATGAAAGCTATGATACTgttcaatctcaacaaaacttGCTGCAAGTTTCTTCCCAGTTTCATGATTCTCTTAGACTGGATCCTATTGAGAACAATAATGCCAATAAG GAAAAGAGTATAAACTCTGTTATTGATAATGGAGTGGAGAACAAAAACCCGGGGATGGAACTTTTGAATCCTTCCATCAGTGCATCCTCATCCGAAGCGTCAACTCCT AAAACTGACGTGGTTGGGAAGACTGGGGAACACTTTTTACTCGATGAGAGATCATTGCTTGCTTGCATTGTTCGCACGATTGGATCTGGTGGCAGAATTAGGATTAGTTCAACG CTCCCTAATAGGCTTGGAAAAATGCTTGGCCCTCTACACTGGCATGATTATAAGAAGAAGTATGGGAAGCTTGATGATTTTGTGGCTAGCCATCCTGAA TTATTCGTGATAGAGGGGGACTTCATTCAGCTCCGAGAGGGTGCACAAGAAATCATAGCTGCTACAGCTGCCGTCGCAAAAGTGGCTGCAGCAGCGGCTGCTGCACCTTCATCATACTCGTCATTTTTGCCTTCTGTGACAGTGACTCCCATGGCACAGTCCCACCGGCTGAAAAAGATATATTCTTTTGATTCCTCATCTGTCAATGTTGATAAGAGCAATTTAAATTCTTCCCAATTATCAGTGACACCGAGTCAAAACTTGAACGGGGCCTCCTTTAACATCAATGGTGGAGTTTCGAATGTCAAAATTTTGAGCAAACCCAAGGATCGTGTGGAGGAAAGAAATGACTCCGAATCTAAGCTGGGTCGATCTGTACAAGTTGAAAATGGTATGAACTCTGACAAAAATGACTTTTTTCAAAGAAAGGGTGTGTCGCAAGCGAGACATGGCACAAGCAG GGCAATTGGGGCTGCCTCCAATCCTAGGAGATA G